One genomic segment of Phalacrocorax carbo chromosome Z, bPhaCar2.1, whole genome shotgun sequence includes these proteins:
- the CHRNA6 gene encoding neuronal acetylcholine receptor subunit alpha-6: METNLWLRHIWNDYKLQWDPREYDGIEFVRVPADKIWKPDIVLYNNAVGDFQVEGKTKALLRYDGTITWTPPAIFKSSCPMDITFFPFDHQNCSLKFGSWTYDKAKIDLLIIGSKVDMNDFWENSEWEIVDASGYKHDIKYNCCEEIYTDITYSFYIRRLPMFYTINLIIPCLFISFLTVLVFYLPSDCGEKVTLCISVLLSLTVFLLVITETIPSTSLVIPLVGEYLLFTMIFVTLSIVITVFVLNIHYRTPTTHTMPKWVKTIFLSLLPKVLLMQRPLEQEKKNISRKNRKGSGKSKNSKHRDTKLHKEQRCSHCDKATELTTAKRRRLSHQSLKWMAENMEYSPEVKDVISSVQFIAENMRSQNETKEVEDDWKYVAMVIDRVFLWVFIILCVFGTAGLFIQPLIADT, from the exons ATGGAAACAAATTTGTGGCTAAGACAT atttGGAATGACTACAAATTGCAATGGGATCCCAGAGAATACGATGGCATTGAATTTGTTCGGGTACCAGCAGACAAAATTTGGAAACCAGATATTGTCTTGTACAATAA TGCTGTGGGAGATTTTCAAGTTGAAGGCAAGACCAAAGCCCTCCTTCGCTATGATGGAACGATCACCTGGACCCCaccagctatttttaaaagctcctgTCCTATGGATATTACCTTTTTCCCATTTGATCATCAGAACTGTTCACTGAAATTTGGCTCATGGACCTATGACAAAGCCAAAATTGATCTCCTGATCATTGGATCCAAGGTAGATATGAATGACTTTTGGGAAAATAGTGAATGGGAAATAGTTGATGCTTCTGGCTACAAACATGACATCAAATATAACTGCTGTGAAGAGATCTACACAGACATAACGTATTCCTTTTATATTCGAAGGTTGCCAATGTTTTACACCATAAATCTGATCATTCCCTGTCTCTTCATCTCATTCCTGACTGTGTTAGTCTTTTACCTGCCATCTGACTGTGGTGAGAAAGTGACTCTCTGCATCTCTGTGCTCCTTTCTTTGACTGTATTTTTACTGGTGATCACAGAAACAATCCCATCCACCTCTTTAGTAATCCCCCTCGTAGGTGAATATTTACTCTTCACTATGATATTTGTGACTCTCTCAATTGTCATCACGGTGTTTGTCCTGAATATACATTACAGGACTCCAACCACACACACAATGCCCAAATGGGTAAAAACCATCTTTCTTAGCCTGCTCCCCAAAGTCCTGTTGATGCAGAGGCCACtagaacaggagaaaaaaaacatctcCAGAAAAAACAGGAAGGGGTCAGGCAAGTCGAAGAACAGCAAACACAGAGATACCAAATTACACAAGGAGCAGCGATGCAGTCACTGTGATAAGGCAACCGAACTCACTACCGCCAAAAGAAGACGACTGAGCCATCAGTCACTGAAATGGATGGCAGAGAACATGGAGTACTCCCCAGAAGTGAAGGATGTCATTAGCAGTGTTCAGTTCATCGCAGAGAACATGAGGTCtcaaaatgaaaccaaagaG